A region from the Haloarcula limicola genome encodes:
- a CDS encoding beta-glucosidase has protein sequence MADPPPEIDALVSELTRAEKLSLVCGTRDPDGTATGYLAGVGRLDIPPFRLVDGPLGVRAEGERSTAFPASLATAASFDPDLAREQAAAMAREATAHGQHALLAPGVNIVRVPHCGRNFEYLSEDPVLASDIGRALVEGIQSEDVVATVKHFVANNQETSRTTVSSDVDERTLRELYLPPFRATVEAGVGSVMTAYNRVNGTHMSDHETLVTDLLKDEWGFDGYVVSDWYGLETTVGAANAGMDLEMPGVPVEPEADDADEFEWPDGIPDATHAGLFGSPLAAAIDDGSVPAARLDDMVARVLGQMARIGLLDGAERTGELDSQRHRDLAERVAVRGTVLLENDGILPLSDDADVALVGPHVHEAKLGGGGSSETTPFHSQSPVDGLKERAAGSVTTARGIDAIESVSLFDLLPFVEGGRDDADSAPESEPSLSDAVDAAANADAAVVVVRDATTEARDRDTLSLPGRQDELVSAVAAANDRTIVVLRSGGPVETPWRDDVAAIVQSWYPGQADGDALASVLYGDRDPGGRLPVTFAPAETYPTSDDRRFPGVDGVAHYDEGIFVGYRHFDTTDTDPTYPFGHGRSYATFEYGDAVALDGGTIEVSIENVAGRRGREVVQAYVRPPSVDGIDRPHRELAGFESLSLSPGESRTVSLSLDDLAFSRYDTDRGWTVDTGEYTVEIARSAQDVRETVRIER, from the coding sequence ATGGCAGACCCACCTCCCGAGATCGACGCACTCGTCTCCGAGCTGACCCGTGCCGAAAAGCTATCGCTCGTCTGCGGGACGCGCGACCCCGACGGGACCGCGACCGGCTACCTCGCCGGCGTCGGACGCCTCGACATTCCACCCTTTCGCCTCGTCGACGGTCCCCTCGGCGTCCGCGCCGAGGGCGAGCGCTCGACCGCGTTCCCCGCGTCGCTCGCCACGGCAGCGTCGTTCGACCCCGACCTCGCCCGCGAACAGGCGGCCGCGATGGCGCGCGAAGCCACCGCACACGGTCAGCACGCGCTACTGGCCCCCGGCGTGAACATCGTGCGGGTGCCCCACTGCGGGCGAAACTTCGAGTATCTCTCGGAAGACCCCGTGCTCGCGAGCGATATCGGCCGAGCGCTCGTCGAGGGGATACAGTCCGAAGACGTCGTCGCGACCGTCAAGCACTTCGTCGCCAATAACCAGGAGACGAGCCGGACGACTGTCAGTTCCGACGTCGACGAGCGGACGCTTCGAGAGCTCTATCTTCCGCCGTTCCGCGCCACCGTCGAAGCCGGCGTCGGGTCGGTGATGACGGCCTACAACCGAGTGAACGGCACCCACATGAGCGACCACGAGACGCTCGTCACCGATCTCCTCAAAGACGAGTGGGGATTCGACGGTTACGTCGTCTCGGACTGGTACGGGCTGGAGACGACCGTCGGCGCGGCCAACGCCGGTATGGACTTAGAGATGCCGGGCGTCCCAGTCGAACCCGAAGCCGACGACGCCGACGAGTTCGAGTGGCCAGACGGAATTCCAGACGCGACCCACGCGGGCCTGTTCGGTTCCCCCTTAGCCGCTGCTATCGACGACGGGTCAGTCCCAGCGGCCCGCCTCGACGACATGGTCGCCCGCGTCCTCGGACAGATGGCGCGAATCGGCCTGCTCGACGGAGCCGAACGCACCGGCGAACTCGACAGCCAACGTCACCGCGACCTCGCCGAACGAGTAGCCGTTCGCGGAACCGTCCTACTCGAAAACGACGGCATCCTGCCCCTCTCGGACGACGCGGACGTGGCGCTCGTCGGTCCCCACGTTCACGAAGCGAAACTCGGCGGCGGCGGCTCTTCGGAGACGACGCCGTTTCACTCGCAAAGTCCCGTCGACGGCCTGAAAGAGCGGGCCGCCGGATCAGTGACTACGGCTCGGGGTATCGACGCGATCGAATCCGTCTCGCTGTTCGACCTCCTCCCGTTCGTCGAGGGCGGCCGCGACGACGCCGATTCCGCGCCCGAGAGCGAGCCCTCGCTCTCGGACGCCGTCGACGCCGCGGCGAACGCCGACGCCGCCGTCGTCGTCGTCCGCGACGCGACGACCGAAGCGCGGGACCGCGACACCCTCTCGCTCCCGGGCCGACAGGACGAACTCGTCTCTGCCGTCGCCGCCGCCAACGACCGGACGATCGTCGTCCTCCGCTCCGGCGGCCCGGTCGAGACACCGTGGCGCGACGACGTCGCCGCGATCGTCCAGAGCTGGTACCCCGGTCAAGCCGACGGCGACGCGTTGGCGTCCGTCCTCTACGGCGACCGAGACCCCGGCGGCCGACTGCCGGTCACGTTCGCGCCGGCGGAGACCTACCCGACGAGCGACGACCGGCGCTTCCCCGGCGTCGACGGCGTCGCTCACTACGACGAGGGGATCTTCGTCGGGTACCGGCACTTCGATACGACCGACACCGACCCGACGTACCCCTTCGGTCACGGCCGCTCCTACGCGACCTTCGAATACGGCGACGCAGTCGCTCTCGACGGGGGCACTATCGAAGTGTCTATCGAGAACGTCGCCGGTCGCCGAGGGCGTGAGGTCGTACAGGCGTATGTTCGACCGCCCTCCGTCGACGGCATCGACCGGCCGCATCGCGAACTCGCGGGCTTCGAATCGCTCTCGCTGTCGCCGGGCGAATCACGAACCGTCTCGCTCTCTCTCGACGACCTCGCGTTCTCGCGCTACGATACGGACCGCGGGTGGACGGTCGATACAGGCGAATACACAGTCGAGATAGCGCGCTCCGCTCAGGACGTTCGAGAGACCGTCAGAATCGAGCGCTGA
- a CDS encoding alpha/beta hydrolase → MSGPHQNQELVTAGTSLDDAEAAMVLVHGRGATAQSIVQMGREVHRAGLALLAPQAARNTWYPQSFLSPVEENEPGRSSGLRAVGDAMERANDAGIPAEKIFLLGFSQGACLASEYVARNPERYGGLAALSGGLIGESVNPDEYDGDIERTPVFLGCSDVDPHIPLERVHETKAVFERLNGDVDERIYEGMGHGVNEDELDAVDELVERLISA, encoded by the coding sequence ATGAGCGGGCCACACCAGAACCAGGAACTGGTTACGGCCGGAACATCGCTGGACGACGCCGAGGCGGCGATGGTGTTGGTCCATGGCCGCGGGGCGACGGCACAGAGCATCGTCCAAATGGGACGGGAAGTCCACCGTGCCGGGCTCGCGCTGCTGGCACCGCAGGCCGCCCGCAATACGTGGTATCCCCAGTCGTTCCTCTCGCCCGTCGAGGAGAACGAACCCGGACGGAGTTCGGGGTTACGGGCGGTCGGCGACGCGATGGAACGGGCGAACGACGCGGGGATTCCGGCGGAGAAGATATTCCTACTGGGGTTCTCACAGGGGGCGTGTCTCGCAAGCGAGTACGTCGCACGGAATCCCGAGCGATACGGCGGGCTGGCGGCACTAAGCGGTGGTCTCATCGGCGAATCTGTGAACCCCGACGAGTACGACGGTGATATCGAGCGGACGCCGGTGTTCCTCGGGTGCAGCGACGTGGACCCGCACATCCCGCTGGAGCGGGTTCACGAGACGAAAGCGGTCTTCGAGCGACTGAACGGGGACGTGGACGAACGCATCTACGAGGGGATGGGACACGGCGTCAACGAGGACGAACTCGATGCGGTGGACGAACTAGTCGAGCGATTGATCTCCGCCTGA
- a CDS encoding CopG family ribbon-helix-helix protein, giving the protein MTVVSVSMPESLLKRIDEFAEEHGYTGRSEIIREASRNLLGEFEDKRLEGRELMGIVTVLFDYDTTAVEEKMMRLRHEHEGLVASNFHSHVGEHRCMELFVLEGELEEISTFVGKIRATKDTLNIDYSVVPVDEFGTLADVE; this is encoded by the coding sequence ATGACCGTCGTCAGCGTCTCCATGCCGGAGTCACTCCTGAAACGCATCGACGAGTTCGCCGAGGAACACGGCTACACCGGCCGGAGCGAGATCATCCGCGAGGCCAGTCGGAACTTACTGGGCGAGTTCGAGGACAAACGACTGGAGGGCCGTGAACTCATGGGGATCGTCACCGTCCTCTTCGACTACGACACGACCGCCGTCGAAGAGAAGATGATGCGCCTGCGCCACGAGCACGAGGGTCTCGTCGCCTCGAACTTCCACAGCCACGTCGGCGAACACCGCTGTATGGAACTGTTCGTTCTCGAAGGGGAACTCGAAGAGATATCGACCTTCGTGGGTAAGATTCGCGCGACCAAGGACACGCTGAACATCGACTACTCGGTCGTCCCCGTCGACGAGTTCGGGACGCTCGCTGACGTGGAGTGA
- a CDS encoding vWA domain-containing protein has translation MTANVVTDANRPHVPGDGAKLTAEIEVEPGRQDERPTRQIALCIDASGSMAGEDIERARSGAEWVFGLLEDDDYVSIVAFDSDVEVILEATRWGDISREDAMDHLEEIAAGGGTDMYRGLAAAAESLRRLPDDATTARRLLLLSDGKDNSHDPPEFETLAREIDAEGIRIKSAGIGSDYRRETIRTLGSTARGEWTHLEAAGDIEQFFGDAVEEAGTLVAPDAQLELDVAEGVEVSEVYRALPQTQEVTPEWRDNATVIKLPDLLDRETQRVVLKIHAPPRAVGQEVTLADVMLTAGGETATGAITVEYTDDAEKLGEHNEQVDVDHRQTVIKTELGKGNVAEAQTQIERMTRIHGADAEAVESAERQTQIVMEGGREEQSRATKIVTDEGLQK, from the coding sequence ATGACCGCGAACGTCGTGACCGACGCTAACCGGCCACACGTCCCGGGGGATGGGGCGAAGTTGACGGCCGAGATCGAAGTCGAACCCGGCCGACAGGACGAACGACCGACGCGCCAGATCGCGCTGTGTATCGACGCCAGCGGGTCGATGGCGGGCGAGGATATCGAACGCGCTCGGTCGGGGGCTGAGTGGGTGTTCGGACTGCTCGAAGACGACGACTACGTCTCCATCGTCGCCTTCGATAGCGACGTCGAAGTGATCCTCGAAGCGACGCGGTGGGGCGACATCTCACGCGAGGACGCGATGGACCACCTCGAGGAGATCGCCGCTGGCGGCGGGACGGATATGTATCGCGGACTCGCGGCGGCCGCGGAGTCCCTGCGTCGGCTGCCGGACGACGCCACGACTGCGCGTCGCCTCCTGTTGCTCTCGGACGGTAAGGACAACAGCCACGACCCGCCCGAGTTCGAGACGCTCGCGCGGGAGATCGACGCCGAGGGCATCCGCATCAAGTCGGCCGGTATCGGCAGCGACTACCGCAGGGAGACGATCCGGACGCTCGGCTCGACCGCACGCGGGGAGTGGACCCACCTCGAAGCGGCGGGCGACATCGAGCAGTTCTTCGGCGACGCCGTCGAGGAGGCCGGAACGCTCGTCGCGCCCGACGCGCAGCTGGAGTTGGACGTGGCCGAGGGCGTCGAAGTCAGTGAGGTCTACCGCGCGCTGCCACAGACACAGGAGGTCACGCCCGAATGGCGGGACAACGCGACCGTCATCAAACTGCCGGACCTGCTGGACCGCGAGACCCAGCGCGTCGTGCTGAAGATACACGCGCCGCCGCGCGCGGTCGGTCAGGAGGTCACGCTCGCGGACGTGATGCTGACCGCCGGCGGCGAGACGGCGACCGGAGCCATCACCGTCGAGTACACCGACGACGCCGAGAAACTCGGCGAGCACAACGAGCAGGTCGACGTCGACCACCGTCAGACCGTCATCAAGACGGAACTCGGGAAGGGCAACGTCGCGGAAGCCCAGACACAGATCGAGCGGATGACCCGAATCCACGGCGCGGACGCCGAAGCCGTCGAGTCCGCGGAGCGCCAGACACAGATCGTCATGGAGGGCGGCCGCGAGGAACAGAGCCGGGCGACGAAGATCGTCACCGACGAAGGACTCCAGAAGTGA
- a CDS encoding FHA domain-containing serine/threonine-protein kinase, whose amino-acid sequence MTWEPEPGDAVGGRYELEEFLGKGGFAKAYRALDRETGDAVVLKHPNYTESQNDRSVIEEYFEKEAESLERIAAAGGHENVMDLYDTVRERDVPFLVVELVEGGIELDGVIDRHGPIEDTEQVRRIGIDLADAMGFLHENEIVYRDLKPENVMLTPDITPTLIDFNTATGFDATGDPATGNNGTTILGPFKPREVAEASRTDVRQGPWSDVYSIGKILLFLLKGSVPKKDGVNPQEFGADCEDYLAEIVERATQSDYRHRYRNATVLRDVLEAKDPTPPSTASVRYIQADQQFTVEPGDTIGREGATGPPASITIEDPQGEYISSVQVQFDTRDGEWHLVDRSLNGTFVQKGSGWQRVLCEAGRERLRQEGEDPTDRHGDVPPESVRLRDGDLVSLVHPTYGVTFEFHPE is encoded by the coding sequence GTGACGTGGGAACCCGAACCGGGCGACGCCGTCGGCGGTCGGTACGAACTCGAGGAGTTCCTCGGGAAAGGCGGGTTCGCGAAGGCCTACCGGGCGCTCGATCGGGAGACCGGCGACGCCGTCGTCCTGAAGCACCCGAACTACACGGAGTCACAGAACGACCGGAGCGTCATCGAGGAGTACTTCGAGAAGGAGGCGGAGTCGCTCGAACGCATCGCCGCGGCGGGCGGCCACGAGAACGTGATGGACCTCTACGACACGGTCCGGGAGCGTGACGTCCCCTTCCTCGTCGTCGAACTCGTCGAGGGCGGCATCGAACTCGACGGGGTCATCGACCGGCACGGCCCCATCGAGGACACCGAGCAGGTCCGCCGGATCGGTATCGACCTCGCGGACGCGATGGGCTTCCTCCACGAGAACGAGATCGTCTATCGGGACTTGAAACCCGAGAACGTGATGCTCACGCCCGACATCACGCCGACGCTCATCGACTTCAACACGGCGACGGGGTTCGACGCCACCGGCGACCCGGCGACGGGCAACAACGGGACGACCATCCTCGGGCCGTTCAAACCCCGCGAGGTCGCGGAGGCGAGTCGGACTGACGTCCGGCAGGGGCCGTGGTCCGACGTCTACTCTATCGGGAAGATCCTGCTCTTCCTGCTGAAGGGGAGCGTCCCGAAGAAAGACGGCGTCAACCCACAGGAGTTCGGCGCGGACTGCGAGGACTACCTCGCGGAGATCGTCGAGCGCGCGACCCAGTCGGATTACCGGCATCGCTATCGCAACGCGACGGTGCTCAGAGACGTGCTGGAGGCCAAGGACCCGACGCCGCCCTCGACCGCTTCGGTCAGATACATCCAGGCCGACCAGCAGTTCACGGTCGAACCCGGCGACACGATCGGCCGCGAGGGGGCGACCGGTCCGCCCGCGTCCATCACCATCGAGGACCCGCAGGGCGAGTACATCTCCTCGGTGCAGGTGCAGTTCGACACCCGCGACGGGGAGTGGCACCTGGTCGACCGGAGTCTCAACGGCACGTTCGTCCAGAAGGGGTCGGGATGGCAGCGAGTGCTCTGCGAGGCGGGCCGCGAGCGCCTCCGACAGGAGGGCGAGGACCCGACGGACAGACACGGCGACGTGCCGCCGGAGTCGGTGCGACTGCGGGACGGCGACCTCGTCTCGCTCGTCCATCCGACCTACGGCGTCACCTTCGAGTTTCACCCCGAGTGA
- a CDS encoding PP2C family protein-serine/threonine phosphatase, which yields MRYATNYDIGDRKRGRGINEDSLSLTVFEEGHRDGYRGQQRSPDSGEASSADADDGDSGAEDTDERETEDEREGRPANRSAGVFVLADGAGGHDAGDAASYIATTVVAERLAPVAIRAVRSHPDGFDVDIGPNVLPETLGPEDIQAAIESAVVEAHRDIVRYADESGSQSYTTLVAGVYADGKLHLGWVGDSRAYLVNHAREEIARLTKDHAVVEEMADVGEIDDVEAHVHPNGNEITRALGGSGHEDPERAFVEVDTRTVRLYAEDTILATSDGLVDAQTDAPELYEEYVDADRSEAVAETVREAVVTDDEIRDVLLDADSLADAAREYVSVANDRGGKDNISVLMFADETLPPTPETGGLPVRAADPDEDVEDRETLIMSDE from the coding sequence ATGCGATACGCAACCAACTACGACATCGGCGACCGGAAGCGCGGACGAGGAATCAACGAGGACAGCCTCTCGCTGACCGTCTTCGAGGAGGGACACCGCGACGGTTATCGGGGGCAGCAACGCTCGCCCGATAGCGGCGAGGCGTCGAGCGCGGACGCGGATGACGGCGACAGCGGGGCCGAGGATACGGACGAGCGAGAAACGGAAGACGAACGCGAGGGCCGCCCGGCCAACCGCTCGGCTGGCGTGTTCGTCCTCGCGGACGGCGCGGGCGGTCACGACGCGGGCGACGCGGCCTCCTACATCGCGACGACGGTCGTCGCCGAGCGGCTGGCTCCGGTCGCCATCCGCGCGGTTCGGAGCCACCCGGACGGGTTCGACGTGGACATCGGGCCGAACGTGCTCCCCGAGACGCTCGGTCCCGAGGACATTCAGGCCGCTATCGAGAGCGCCGTCGTCGAAGCCCACCGCGATATCGTTCGGTACGCCGACGAGTCGGGGTCGCAGTCGTACACGACGCTCGTCGCCGGCGTCTACGCCGACGGCAAGCTCCACCTCGGCTGGGTGGGCGACAGCCGTGCCTATCTCGTCAACCACGCCCGCGAGGAGATCGCCCGGCTGACCAAGGACCACGCCGTCGTCGAGGAGATGGCCGACGTCGGGGAGATCGACGACGTGGAGGCGCACGTCCACCCGAACGGCAACGAGATAACGCGGGCGCTCGGCGGCTCCGGTCACGAGGACCCCGAACGGGCCTTCGTCGAGGTCGACACGCGGACCGTCCGGTTGTACGCCGAGGACACCATCCTCGCGACGAGCGACGGTCTCGTCGACGCCCAGACCGACGCGCCGGAGCTCTACGAGGAGTACGTGGATGCCGACCGCTCCGAAGCGGTCGCCGAGACCGTCCGCGAGGCGGTCGTCACCGACGACGAGATCCGAGACGTCCTTCTGGACGCCGACTCGCTCGCCGACGCCGCTCGGGAGTACGTCTCGGTGGCCAACGACCGCGGCGGAAAGGACAACATCTCCGTCCTCATGTTCGCCGACGAAACGCTTCCGCCGACCCCCGAGACCGGTGGACTGCCGGTGCGGGCCGCAGACCCGGACGAAGACGTCGAAGACCGCGAGACGCTCATAATGTCAGACGAGTGA
- a CDS encoding zinc ribbon domain-containing protein, which translates to MSDASTERGVECPICGEEFDPSTAGGWCTNPECGEWQYTDDSDVDEATEADSDASTETTAEESDRDLLSETAERTDDSDSVADAESTTGAASGDAGETDDAGETAEVSEWDEDVETAETDGVAEASEEGAPADAADAEPAPDSPGAPAGDESPEPDAEAATSDAPAETPETATDAGADETTAGESAGEESASEESTAEVDERDESAVEANGATAAEAESETEDREMADDETAEAEPATVDCPDCGADLDPEANFCLECGADVQDLEPGEPDPLAECPECGADVDEDANFCMNCGEDLDAHRGGESGGDDSGSQDAVEALEAQSDDGETEPVPDSLVLEVGGEEIPVADGEKVGREIRAALIDAGRPEDEAVRIHREHVRFVREADAFYLVDLGDNPTRLNGQTLQKGDREPVAPGDELELSGVATVAIRAP; encoded by the coding sequence ATGTCAGACGCAAGTACCGAACGTGGGGTGGAGTGCCCGATCTGCGGGGAGGAGTTCGACCCGTCGACAGCGGGCGGGTGGTGTACGAATCCGGAGTGCGGGGAGTGGCAGTACACGGACGATAGCGATGTAGACGAGGCCACGGAAGCGGATAGTGACGCGTCCACGGAGACGACTGCCGAGGAGTCTGACCGCGACTTGCTCTCCGAGACGGCGGAGCGTACCGACGACAGCGACTCCGTCGCCGACGCCGAGTCGACCACCGGAGCGGCTTCAGGTGACGCCGGCGAGACAGACGACGCTGGTGAGACGGCCGAAGTGAGCGAGTGGGACGAGGACGTCGAGACGGCCGAAACCGACGGCGTGGCGGAGGCGTCCGAGGAGGGCGCGCCCGCCGACGCCGCCGACGCGGAGCCGGCCCCGGACTCGCCGGGCGCGCCGGCCGGCGACGAGTCGCCCGAACCGGACGCCGAGGCGGCGACGAGCGACGCGCCGGCCGAGACGCCGGAGACGGCGACCGACGCGGGGGCCGACGAGACGACCGCCGGCGAGTCGGCGGGCGAAGAATCCGCGTCCGAGGAGTCGACTGCCGAAGTCGACGAACGCGACGAATCTGCCGTCGAGGCGAACGGGGCGACGGCTGCCGAAGCGGAATCGGAGACCGAGGATCGAGAGATGGCGGACGACGAGACCGCTGAAGCGGAGCCGGCGACCGTCGACTGTCCGGACTGCGGTGCGGACCTCGATCCCGAGGCCAACTTCTGTCTGGAGTGTGGGGCCGACGTACAGGACCTCGAACCGGGCGAACCCGACCCCCTCGCGGAGTGCCCGGAGTGCGGTGCGGACGTCGACGAGGACGCCAACTTCTGTATGAACTGCGGCGAGGACCTCGACGCGCACCGGGGCGGTGAATCCGGTGGAGACGACTCGGGAAGTCAGGACGCCGTCGAGGCCCTGGAGGCACAGAGCGACGACGGCGAGACGGAGCCGGTCCCGGACTCGCTGGTGCTCGAAGTCGGCGGCGAGGAGATTCCGGTCGCCGACGGCGAGAAGGTCGGTCGGGAGATCCGAGCGGCGCTCATAGACGCCGGACGACCGGAGGACGAGGCGGTCCGAATCCACCGGGAACACGTCCGGTTCGTCCGCGAGGCAGACGCGTTCTACCTCGTCGATCTCGGTGACAACCCGACTCGGCTCAACGGTCAGACGCTCCAGAAGGGCGACCGGGAACCGGTCGCGCCGGGGGACGAACTCGAACTCTCCGGCGTCGCGACTGTCGCGATTCGAGCGCCCTGA
- a CDS encoding zinc ribbon domain-containing protein codes for MSDGVPAEEFRRSLSLLATEWWVLVGGLAGYLFYGTWVVLTGIAVGRIVPSFADATVLTVGGVAITGLSAAALALWLLAPALVAARLTNGRFRNRHGNLAKRYRLNHPSVLVAPPGALLLGCLLVSLAIGPTLAVTVVALVASVHLLVRTVVYGYRVYSLSVPPLFTLFLYVTAAMLAAGWLVQATFLGSVSPSIGRLLTAAGVDGVVETGFEMTGVGPSAALAAVVAVPALLSTAYLLAQQVAGAIVRSKAPLAEPSRRPGQRFPIMPPVARAEGGPSDARAESTSDRAIEDGTLPDEGGERDENAADRGTVETPVEERGGDDRSSNTRVFTPDEAVPEETETNVGAGVTTFDDADDSVDTEGEDDGWLDDTAVFSPERRDASTSEACPACGREIPPETTATFCPDCGERLD; via the coding sequence ATGTCGGACGGGGTCCCCGCCGAAGAGTTTCGCCGGTCGCTGTCGCTGCTCGCCACCGAGTGGTGGGTACTCGTCGGCGGGCTCGCGGGGTACCTGTTCTACGGCACGTGGGTCGTCCTCACCGGGATTGCCGTCGGCCGCATCGTGCCAAGCTTCGCGGATGCAACCGTGCTGACCGTCGGCGGCGTGGCCATCACGGGACTCTCGGCCGCCGCCCTCGCGCTGTGGCTCCTCGCACCTGCGCTCGTAGCCGCGCGGCTGACGAACGGTCGGTTCCGAAACAGACACGGGAACCTCGCGAAGCGATACCGGCTGAACCACCCGAGTGTTCTCGTCGCGCCACCGGGGGCCCTCTTACTCGGCTGCCTGTTGGTGTCGCTCGCCATCGGGCCGACATTGGCCGTCACGGTTGTGGCGCTCGTAGCCAGCGTCCACCTGCTCGTACGGACCGTCGTCTACGGCTATCGGGTGTACTCGCTGTCGGTGCCGCCGCTGTTCACGCTGTTTCTCTACGTGACTGCCGCGATGCTCGCGGCCGGGTGGCTCGTTCAGGCGACGTTCCTCGGTAGCGTGAGTCCGTCCATCGGGAGGCTGCTGACCGCCGCTGGCGTCGACGGCGTCGTCGAGACGGGGTTCGAAATGACCGGCGTCGGCCCGAGTGCGGCGCTCGCCGCCGTGGTCGCGGTTCCCGCGCTCCTCTCGACGGCGTACCTCCTCGCTCAGCAGGTCGCCGGCGCGATCGTCAGGTCGAAAGCCCCCCTCGCCGAGCCGTCGCGCCGGCCCGGCCAGCGGTTCCCGATCATGCCGCCGGTCGCGCGGGCGGAAGGGGGACCAAGCGACGCTCGGGCCGAATCGACGAGTGACCGCGCTATCGAGGACGGAACGCTGCCGGACGAGGGCGGCGAGAGGGACGAGAACGCGGCCGATCGCGGGACGGTGGAGACCCCGGTCGAAGAACGAGGCGGAGACGACCGTTCCTCGAACACGCGGGTGTTCACGCCGGACGAAGCGGTTCCAGAAGAGACGGAGACGAACGTGGGTGCGGGGGTGACGACGTTCGACGACGCGGACGATTCCGTGGATACCGAAGGCGAGGACGACGGGTGGCTGGACGACACGGCGGTGTTCTCGCCGGAGCGCCGCGACGCGTCAACGTCCGAGGCGTGTCCCGCCTGCGGCCGGGAGATCCCGCCGGAGACGACGGCGACGTTCTGTCCCGACTGCGGCGAGCGCCTCGACTAG
- a CDS encoding archease — MPFTLRSHTADVAVEATGGTLDETFAAMADGLAAAMCETVPDAGERFDLRVTAESVEALLFDYLDELIYERDVRNVLPVENDAAVTEEGGEWRVEASARGVPLEAVTAREVKAVTYSEMAVESTPDGWRAYVVFDV; from the coding sequence ATGCCGTTCACCCTCCGTTCCCACACGGCAGACGTCGCCGTCGAGGCCACCGGCGGGACCCTCGACGAGACGTTCGCCGCGATGGCCGACGGCCTCGCCGCCGCGATGTGCGAGACGGTCCCCGACGCGGGCGAGCGCTTCGACCTCCGCGTCACCGCGGAGTCCGTCGAGGCGCTCCTGTTCGATTACCTCGACGAACTCATCTACGAGCGGGACGTTCGGAACGTCCTCCCGGTCGAAAACGACGCCGCCGTCACAGAGGAGGGTGGCGAGTGGCGCGTCGAGGCGAGCGCCCGCGGTGTCCCGCTCGAAGCGGTCACCGCCAGAGAGGTGAAAGCCGTCACCTACTCCGAGATGGCCGTCGAATCGACGCCCGACGGCTGGCGCGCTTACGTCGTCTTCGACGTCTAG